The following proteins are encoded in a genomic region of Macellibacteroides fermentans:
- the pglX gene encoding BREX-1 system adenine-specific DNA-methyltransferase PglX has product MNTNALKIFAQQTRKKLRELVQTKLKLVLTTDSAELRGREKDIETLKTKIALSGEDAVVEEVAYTWFNRVMAFRFMDANGYTNPRIVTPAEGQQRPEILQDALSGSVLEELFISVDEVNDLLSGRTGVADPQAALYRRLLVAECNRWGEVMPFLFERIADYTELLLPDDLLSERSFVTDIRQGMSDDDCQDVEIIGWLYQFYVSEENERLIQSKKKYKREELAPASQLFTPEWIVRYMVDNTLGQYWSEMYPDSNLADTLEFYITPDDVSVLPKRKIKPIEEIKFYDPCVGSAHILSYAFDVFYKMYEELGYSHSEIPKLIIENNLWGTDIDPRAAQLSSFVLSMKGRKCYNRLFRKGVMPNITYYRDFEEDEKFGQAASLGSLITVTEDDVAERNVSSQEIDLFNQRYESEHLNKLYQILGQRYDLVVTNPPYISSSRMDDTTKSYVEANYPETKSDLFATFVFRCLELCNPDGLTGYMTPFVWMFISSYEQMRKRLIEDHFINNLVQLEYSGFDGATVPICTFTIRNKPLNAKGCYIRLNDFKGSQNQAPKTLEAIQNRNCGWFFTANQNEFEKIPGSPIGYWVSNSAILNFKKGVVLDKLCTMRQGMASGDNNRFIRDWFEVEIRKCNFNATNKNNAFQSGCKWFPIDKGGGFRKWYGLNENLINFNFDSYTILKKMGNKCPSEDLYFYNGLTWGKISSSKFSVRYSDTGAIFSDAGMKIVFKDSYPDSNLLAFMNSKISLLYLKVFSETFNFEKGNLAKLPIVNINKDIIGGLSEKCIIISRQDWDAHEISWNFKISPLIEPVLSDTRIVERCNFSLMNSSLKNRYGNYVNIWRERFFQLHANEEELNRQFIEIYGLQDELTPDVPLEEITILQQGEIKFVDGDIEFQADVVMKQFISYLVGCFMGRYSVDKPGLIIADTNVDLHSLGLKVQGLEGTPQDSTLEIDDDGIIPILDDEYFNDDMTVRIQGAIEKLFGRESYAENIRFMEEALGKELRKYMDKDFYKEHVQRYKKRPIYWMFSSAKGTFKALVYMHRLQSDSLSKMHADYVLPFISMLEQKRAHLDELQVREDISSAEMNRARKEIEQLRSKLMEVRDFEQRLVAMASRRITIDLDDGVRINYPKFGDLLVKIPGLEKE; this is encoded by the coding sequence ATGAATACCAACGCACTAAAAATATTTGCACAGCAAACACGAAAGAAGCTTCGCGAACTGGTTCAAACCAAATTAAAGCTTGTACTAACTACAGACTCCGCGGAGCTGCGCGGCCGCGAAAAAGATATTGAAACGCTTAAAACTAAGATTGCTCTCAGCGGAGAAGATGCCGTGGTGGAAGAGGTAGCCTACACCTGGTTTAACCGCGTGATGGCATTCCGCTTTATGGATGCTAACGGCTATACTAATCCCCGAATTGTAACCCCTGCCGAAGGACAACAACGTCCCGAAATTTTACAAGACGCACTAAGCGGCTCTGTACTGGAGGAGTTGTTTATATCTGTGGATGAGGTAAACGATCTGTTGAGTGGTCGTACCGGGGTTGCCGATCCTCAAGCGGCACTTTATCGCCGTTTGTTGGTGGCAGAATGTAACCGTTGGGGCGAAGTGATGCCCTTCCTGTTTGAACGAATTGCCGATTATACCGAACTGCTCTTGCCAGACGACCTGCTTTCCGAACGCAGTTTTGTAACCGACATACGCCAAGGGATGAGTGACGACGATTGCCAGGATGTTGAAATTATTGGTTGGCTATATCAGTTTTACGTCAGTGAAGAAAACGAGAGATTGATACAATCCAAAAAGAAATACAAAAGAGAAGAATTGGCTCCTGCTTCACAGTTATTTACACCCGAATGGATAGTCCGATATATGGTAGATAATACGTTGGGACAATATTGGAGTGAAATGTATCCAGATAGTAATTTAGCGGACACGTTGGAATTTTATATCACTCCGGATGATGTTTCGGTTTTGCCAAAACGTAAAATAAAACCGATTGAGGAAATAAAATTTTATGATCCCTGCGTAGGTTCTGCACATATTTTGAGTTATGCGTTTGATGTCTTTTATAAGATGTACGAGGAGTTGGGATATAGCCATTCAGAGATACCAAAATTAATTATCGAAAATAATCTTTGGGGGACTGATATTGACCCTCGTGCTGCACAGCTATCATCCTTTGTCCTTTCAATGAAAGGACGCAAATGTTATAACCGCTTGTTTCGTAAAGGGGTAATGCCTAATATTACTTACTATCGTGACTTCGAAGAGGATGAAAAGTTTGGTCAGGCTGCAAGTCTGGGATCATTGATTACAGTCACTGAAGATGATGTTGCCGAACGGAATGTATCATCACAAGAGATTGATTTATTTAATCAACGATATGAATCCGAGCATTTGAATAAACTGTATCAGATTTTAGGACAAAGATATGATTTAGTTGTAACTAATCCACCTTACATTTCTTCATCTCGGATGGACGATACAACAAAATCTTATGTGGAGGCCAATTATCCAGAAACAAAATCGGATTTATTTGCTACGTTCGTGTTTCGATGTTTAGAGCTTTGTAATCCCGACGGATTAACAGGTTATATGACCCCATTTGTGTGGATGTTTATATCCAGTTACGAGCAAATGCGTAAAAGATTAATAGAAGATCATTTTATTAATAATCTGGTTCAGCTTGAATATTCTGGATTTGATGGAGCAACTGTTCCTATCTGTACTTTTACAATTCGCAATAAACCACTGAATGCCAAAGGTTGTTACATCCGTCTAAACGATTTTAAAGGATCTCAAAATCAAGCACCTAAAACACTGGAAGCTATTCAAAACAGAAATTGTGGATGGTTCTTTACTGCAAACCAAAATGAATTTGAAAAGATTCCAGGAAGTCCTATTGGGTATTGGGTGTCAAATTCAGCAATTTTAAATTTTAAAAAAGGAGTAGTTCTTGATAAATTATGTACGATGAGACAAGGTATGGCTTCTGGTGATAATAATAGATTTATAAGGGATTGGTTTGAAGTGGAAATTAGAAAGTGTAATTTCAATGCAACTAACAAAAATAATGCGTTTCAATCTGGCTGTAAGTGGTTTCCAATAGATAAAGGTGGAGGATTTAGAAAATGGTATGGATTAAACGAAAATTTAATTAACTTCAATTTTGATTCATATACTATCCTTAAAAAAATGGGGAATAAATGTCCTTCAGAAGATTTATATTTTTATAATGGACTTACGTGGGGTAAAATATCTTCTTCAAAGTTTTCTGTTAGGTATAGTGATACTGGGGCAATTTTTAGTGATGCTGGTATGAAAATAGTTTTTAAGGATTCTTACCCAGATTCCAATTTATTAGCGTTTATGAATTCAAAAATATCACTTCTTTACCTTAAAGTCTTTTCAGAAACATTCAATTTCGAAAAAGGAAATTTAGCAAAATTGCCAATAGTAAATATAAATAAAGATATTATTGGTGGTTTATCTGAAAAATGTATTATAATATCTCGTCAAGATTGGGATGCACATGAAATTTCGTGGAATTTTAAAATATCTCCACTTATTGAGCCTGTTTTATCCGATACACGGATTGTGGAAAGATGTAATTTCTCGTTGATGAATTCTTCACTAAAAAATCGATATGGAAATTATGTGAATATTTGGCGGGAAAGATTTTTTCAACTGCATGCGAACGAAGAGGAACTCAATAGGCAGTTTATTGAGATTTACGGTTTGCAGGATGAATTGACTCCGGATGTGCCTCTGGAGGAGATTACGATCCTTCAGCAGGGTGAAATAAAGTTTGTGGATGGAGATATAGAATTTCAGGCGGATGTGGTGATGAAGCAGTTTATCAGCTACTTAGTGGGCTGCTTTATGGGGCGCTATTCGGTTGATAAGCCGGGGCTGATTATTGCGGACACGAATGTTGATTTACATAGCCTTGGGTTGAAAGTACAAGGTTTGGAGGGTACTCCCCAAGATAGTACGTTGGAGATTGATGATGATGGTATTATTCCTATATTGGACGATGAATACTTTAATGACGATATGACGGTTCGCATACAGGGGGCGATCGAAAAATTGTTTGGACGCGAGAGCTATGCGGAGAATATACGCTTTATGGAAGAGGCTCTGGGTAAGGAGTTGCGCAAATATATGGATAAGGATTTCTATAAAGAGCATGTGCAGCGTTATAAGAAACGTCCTATCTACTGGATGTTCTCGTCGGCCAAGGGTACGTTTAAAGCATTGGTTTATATGCATCGCCTGCAGAGTGACAGCCTTTCGAAGATGCATGCCGATTATGTGTTGCCCTTTATTTCCATGCTGGAACAAAAACGGGCGCACCTTGATGAATTGCAGGTACGTGAAGATATTAGTTCGGCAGAGATGAACCGTGCACGGAAAGAGATCGAACAGCTCCGCTCCAAACTGATGGAGGTGCGTGACTTCGAACAGCGCTTGGTAGCAATGGCAAGCCGCCGCATCACCATCGACCTGGACGACGGCGTACGCATTAACTATCCAAAGTTTGGCGATTTACTAGTGAAAATACCAGGCCTTGAAAAAGAATAA
- a CDS encoding DUF262 domain-containing protein → MEEKDISIENPEIDKEDVSSDEVITQPFSPNDIKLSNPPMNLGDLIDMITYGWVNFNTEYQRADNLWSDKKQSRLIESALLGLRLPAFYFEEVNKRKWNIIDGLQRCSAIRNFCIDETLILSDLEFLNFNGKKYNEFAFDLKRDIRMLPITVNVLSAGVPDEVKYILFKRLNTGGIELTPQEIRNAMFQGTAIDTVKKISKEPLFIKATEGKIPTNRKQDQDFVSRFIAFYMLGYESYTPDLDDFINKCMHNINKMSSNKEIEQMIIDFQKAMSLSISIFGNDAFRKRENLNDNRKPLNKAYFEVIAVSFARLKDQEIEFLLNNKELLKKNLTKAMCEYKSYNNSFSGGTGKRESVKKRFSVFSEILNKSMNGIEISIIDDNTIEDRKL, encoded by the coding sequence ATGGAAGAAAAAGATATTTCAATAGAGAATCCTGAGATAGATAAAGAAGATGTTTCATCGGACGAAGTGATCACTCAACCTTTTTCACCAAATGATATAAAATTGAGTAATCCTCCTATGAATCTTGGTGATTTGATTGATATGATTACCTATGGATGGGTTAATTTTAATACGGAATATCAGCGTGCAGATAATTTATGGTCAGATAAAAAACAAAGTAGATTGATAGAGTCTGCTTTACTTGGTTTACGCCTTCCTGCTTTTTATTTTGAAGAGGTAAATAAAAGAAAATGGAATATTATTGATGGTTTGCAACGCTGTAGTGCAATTCGTAATTTTTGTATTGACGAAACTTTGATTCTTAGTGATTTGGAATTTCTGAATTTCAACGGAAAGAAGTATAACGAATTTGCTTTTGACTTAAAAAGAGATATTCGTATGCTACCAATTACCGTTAATGTATTGAGCGCTGGAGTACCAGATGAAGTAAAATATATTTTGTTTAAAAGATTGAATACAGGTGGTATAGAGTTAACGCCTCAGGAAATAAGAAATGCTATGTTCCAAGGGACTGCGATTGATACAGTGAAAAAAATATCTAAGGAACCGTTATTTATTAAAGCAACAGAAGGTAAAATACCAACAAATAGAAAACAAGATCAAGATTTCGTATCTCGATTTATTGCCTTTTATATGTTAGGGTATGAGAGTTATACTCCTGATTTAGATGACTTTATCAATAAATGCATGCACAATATTAATAAAATGTCTTCAAATAAGGAAATTGAGCAAATGATTATTGATTTTCAAAAAGCGATGAGTTTATCTATTTCTATTTTTGGTAATGACGCTTTTAGAAAAAGAGAAAACTTGAATGATAACAGAAAGCCATTAAATAAAGCGTATTTTGAAGTAATAGCAGTTTCTTTTGCACGCTTAAAAGATCAAGAAATAGAATTTCTCTTGAATAATAAAGAGTTGTTGAAGAAAAATTTAACTAAGGCAATGTGTGAATACAAATCTTATAATAATTCGTTTTCTGGTGGTACTGGTAAAAGAGAAAGTGTAAAGAAGCGTTTTTCCGTCTTTAGCGAGATACTTAATAAGAGTATGAATGGAATTGAAATAAGTATAATAGATGATAACACAATTGAAGATAGAAAACTTTAA
- a CDS encoding AAA family ATPase: MITQLKIENFKSHKNTDLQLRNLILLTGVNGCGKTSIIQSLLLMRQSFLKGRLAEGLDLNKPLCSVGIAHDALYRLAKNGILSFEFKDESSNIYQLKFNAEHNLNDSFIIKHNYSPNIVPEELIKLSLFNNDFQYISASRWGGRSAFPKETYAAETQKQISLDDGQGELVAQFLYKYGGDVVPNYTDEVLVSKLHLLDQVIYWEQKVSPRVTIRVESGNDNNSYTINYGFEGDENNKPLENLKAQNIGYGISYTLPVIVALLSAKPGALIILENPEAHLHPAGQAELAKLMTRVAENGIQVIVETHSDHIINGVLVACNQFEKKMRGINKDKVCIYYMNSKDEQHATKVQEVKVQEKGVDYQPEGFFDQAEKDMYKLFNE, from the coding sequence ATGATAACACAATTGAAGATAGAAAACTTTAAATCACATAAGAACACTGATTTACAGTTGAGGAATTTAATTTTGTTGACTGGAGTAAATGGATGTGGAAAGACAAGTATTATTCAGTCTTTGCTATTAATGCGACAATCTTTTTTAAAAGGAAGGTTGGCTGAAGGGTTAGATTTGAATAAGCCACTTTGTAGTGTTGGTATCGCTCATGATGCGCTTTATAGATTGGCTAAGAATGGCATTCTCTCTTTTGAATTTAAAGACGAGTCGAGCAATATTTATCAACTCAAATTTAATGCTGAGCATAATTTAAATGATTCCTTCATTATAAAGCATAATTATAGTCCTAATATTGTACCAGAAGAATTAATTAAATTATCGTTGTTCAATAATGACTTTCAATATATAAGTGCATCTCGATGGGGTGGACGGAGTGCTTTTCCCAAAGAGACATATGCTGCTGAAACACAAAAACAGATTTCATTGGATGACGGCCAGGGTGAATTGGTAGCGCAGTTCTTATACAAATATGGAGGAGATGTTGTTCCAAATTATACAGATGAAGTACTTGTTTCAAAGCTGCATTTATTAGATCAAGTAATATATTGGGAGCAGAAAGTAAGTCCCAGAGTAACTATCAGGGTAGAGTCCGGTAATGATAATAATTCATATACAATAAATTATGGGTTTGAGGGCGATGAAAATAATAAACCACTAGAGAATTTAAAAGCCCAGAATATAGGTTATGGAATTTCATATACTTTGCCTGTTATTGTTGCTTTACTTTCAGCAAAGCCTGGAGCATTGATCATTTTGGAAAATCCAGAAGCCCACCTCCATCCTGCTGGTCAAGCAGAATTGGCAAAATTAATGACACGGGTAGCAGAAAATGGCATTCAAGTAATAGTAGAAACGCATAGTGACCACATCATTAATGGAGTATTGGTGGCATGTAATCAATTTGAAAAAAAGATGCGTGGTATAAATAAAGATAAGGTTTGTATTTATTATATGAATAGTAAAGATGAACAGCATGCAACAAAAGTCCAAGAAGTAAAAGTCCAAGAAAAAGGAGTTGATTATCAACCAGAAGGTTTTTTTGATCAAGCAGAGAAAGATATGTATAAACTATTCAATGAATAA
- the pglZ gene encoding BREX-1 system phosphatase PglZ type A, protein MSEAYINRISDALKKLFDRHRIVFWYDEGATMYDIFQSLDLEGVSKLEFDGNAFSLKYNMVVAYPDSRFIVYSRFAVPDNEANWLLDLQLAGGMFYADLSSLYAGECHIPMELRSEIVDGHEAFFKVAENRLALAEKLTGSEKKQAIEWCMLLIACRCDGTLDDLLFALFEEEKKGKSTLYKRIVSYKLEDTLWNKLSDKFRYNRERGVKNLIIVLFQADLQRYFGSAELAGDALLFMSKWKDSSRHSETFTYWSHELEQDLNIASVLMQHPVESILKIDTYACVNWIVATTLQSHILNNTIAVDTAEKWIAMRQQLLFFNEAEHTLLALLEACRMLDEVRKSDFSVTSPTGAFQTYYKQWFLIDQHYRHYFQQVAQAENASMLGLITEQIQNVYSNSYLLVLNNNWQSLVDRLDCWQISGITPQTSFYNSYVKPYIEQKKRIFVVISDALRYESMVELDGMIAGLNMFSTSMCTPMLGMIPSYTQLGMAALLPHQMLSYENDNDIVFADGVSTQGTDQRTKVLQSAYKESIALTAETFLSMSSKDAREFFKDFNVIYIYSNVIDKAGDNKTSEGTVFAATQDELNHIVRMVKHIGNCNGSNMLITADHGYLYQNEQLEESDFADFKPMGDIFKVNRRFVIGNNLVEGKAVKTWRSEQLGLKPGVMLQTAKSISRIKVQGAGSRFVHGGSSLQEVVVPVLEVNRSRKTDISQVGIDVIGGASRITSNQHTVSFYQTEPMSEKVKARSLRMGFYDDKGGLISDLVTLVFDSMATESVLREKKHTFTFKSSVSRLNGKEVELRLEELITGSDQYKLYKMASYRISILFSAEF, encoded by the coding sequence ATGAGCGAAGCCTATATAAATCGCATTTCAGATGCTCTAAAGAAATTGTTTGACCGTCATCGTATCGTCTTTTGGTATGATGAAGGTGCGACGATGTATGATATTTTTCAATCGCTGGATCTGGAGGGGGTAAGTAAGCTGGAATTCGATGGAAATGCATTTTCCTTGAAATATAACATGGTGGTTGCATATCCGGATTCACGCTTTATTGTGTATAGCCGGTTTGCTGTTCCAGATAACGAAGCGAACTGGTTGCTTGATCTGCAGCTTGCCGGAGGAATGTTTTATGCCGACCTGAGTTCGCTTTACGCCGGCGAGTGCCATATCCCAATGGAGCTTCGCAGCGAGATAGTGGATGGCCATGAGGCTTTTTTCAAAGTTGCCGAGAATAGGTTGGCTTTGGCTGAGAAATTAACCGGATCTGAAAAGAAGCAGGCGATAGAGTGGTGTATGCTTTTGATTGCTTGCCGATGTGATGGCACGTTGGATGATTTGCTTTTTGCGTTGTTCGAAGAAGAAAAGAAGGGTAAGTCTACGTTGTACAAACGCATTGTTAGTTATAAGTTGGAGGATACGCTTTGGAACAAGTTATCGGATAAATTCCGTTATAACCGCGAACGAGGTGTGAAGAATCTCATTATTGTATTGTTTCAGGCAGATCTTCAGCGCTATTTTGGTTCTGCTGAATTGGCTGGTGATGCGTTGCTGTTTATGAGTAAATGGAAAGACAGTTCGCGGCATAGTGAAACATTTACATACTGGAGTCATGAACTGGAGCAGGATTTGAACATTGCTTCCGTGTTGATGCAGCATCCGGTTGAGTCTATACTGAAAATAGATACGTATGCTTGTGTCAATTGGATAGTTGCTACTACGTTGCAGTCGCATATATTGAATAATACGATTGCGGTGGATACCGCGGAAAAATGGATTGCCATGCGGCAGCAACTTTTGTTTTTCAACGAGGCGGAGCACACTTTGCTGGCTTTGTTGGAGGCCTGCAGAATGTTGGACGAAGTAAGGAAAAGTGATTTTAGTGTTACTTCGCCTACTGGTGCATTTCAGACTTATTACAAACAGTGGTTTTTAATTGACCAACATTACAGGCATTACTTTCAGCAAGTAGCTCAAGCAGAAAATGCTTCTATGTTGGGGCTTATCACAGAACAGATACAGAATGTGTATAGCAATTCTTATTTATTGGTGTTAAACAATAATTGGCAGAGTCTGGTTGATCGGTTGGATTGTTGGCAAATAAGTGGGATAACGCCTCAAACCAGTTTCTATAATAGCTATGTGAAGCCGTATATTGAACAGAAGAAACGTATTTTTGTAGTTATAAGTGATGCCTTGAGGTACGAGTCTATGGTGGAATTGGATGGGATGATTGCCGGGCTTAATATGTTCAGTACTTCGATGTGTACTCCTATGCTTGGAATGATTCCTTCGTATACACAATTGGGTATGGCGGCACTACTCCCACACCAAATGCTTTCGTACGAGAATGATAACGATATTGTTTTTGCCGATGGTGTTAGTACACAAGGAACCGATCAGCGGACTAAAGTGCTTCAGTCTGCTTATAAAGAGAGTATTGCGCTTACGGCCGAAACGTTCTTATCAATGAGCAGCAAAGATGCCCGCGAATTCTTTAAGGATTTCAATGTAATTTACATCTACAGCAATGTGATAGACAAAGCGGGTGATAATAAAACTTCCGAGGGGACTGTTTTTGCTGCTACTCAAGATGAGCTTAATCATATTGTGCGTATGGTGAAACATATTGGGAATTGCAATGGATCCAATATGCTGATTACGGCCGATCATGGATACTTATACCAAAATGAACAATTGGAGGAATCGGACTTTGCTGATTTTAAACCTATGGGAGATATCTTTAAGGTTAACCGTCGTTTCGTGATTGGGAATAATCTTGTGGAAGGGAAAGCGGTTAAGACTTGGCGTAGTGAACAGCTTGGATTGAAACCGGGTGTTATGTTGCAGACTGCCAAGTCTATTTCCCGGATAAAAGTGCAAGGTGCCGGAAGCCGGTTTGTTCATGGTGGATCCTCGCTACAGGAGGTAGTCGTTCCAGTGCTTGAAGTTAATCGTAGCCGTAAAACGGATATTTCGCAAGTTGGGATTGATGTAATAGGGGGAGCGTCCCGAATTACCAGCAACCAGCATACGGTGAGTTTCTACCAGACCGAACCTATGAGTGAAAAGGTGAAAGCCCGGTCTTTGCGTATGGGGTTCTATGATGACAAGGGTGGGTTGATTTCTGATTTGGTGACTCTTGTTTTTGACAGTATGGCAACGGAGTCTGTTTTACGCGAAAAGAAGCATACGTTTACTTTTAAGAGTAGTGTATCCCGATTGAACGGCAAAGAGGTGGAGCTCCGTTTAGAAGAGCTTATTACCGGTAGTGATCAATATAAATTGTATAAAATGGCTTCTTACAGAATATCTATTCTATTTTCAGCCGAATTTTAA
- the brxL gene encoding protease Lon-related BREX system protein BrxL translates to MNELDSKLNQYYGGKVVRKDLTKLIKEGANVPIYVLEYLLGMYCATDSEDDIQYGIEKVKRVLAENYVRPDEAEKIKSKIRELGNYKIIDKVSAKLNEHADRYEALISNINIKGIVVDDHYIQKYEKLLSGGIWCIIDMEYLYDENAKGTPFKITQLKPIQMPATDINEFIENRSYFSLDEWIEVVCRSVGMEPDNLDEKTRWHLIARMIPFVENNFNICELGPRGTGKSYVYDEISPYSILISGGQTTVANLFYNMGSRTVGLVGMWDVVAFDEVAGINLKDKDGIQIMKGFMANGSFSRGKESINANASMVFVGNINGSIENLVKVSHLLAPFPKDMIDSAFFDRFHHYLPGWEIPKMKPEFFTDSFGFISDYYSECLREMRKRNFSDAIQKYFRLGKDLNQRDVIAVKKTVSGLLKLLFPDGAYQKEDVRRCLEYALVGRRRIKEQLKKIGGLEFYDVHFSYIDLDDNEEHYVSTPECGGSALIPEGDLPAGTLYTVANQLDGGNKGLVRIDLQKMPGNGKFSHTGFGSGKAISDELKEAVNYLRSNLNRVTQNARYSDYEFHMKATDINGLGTLNGLELAIFISLVSGITERILQPQMCVLGSMSIGGVVLGTEDLPGALQVAHDAGAKRILIPAVDMAQYSKVPADLISKFSLEVYADPVDAAYKALGIR, encoded by the coding sequence ATGAACGAGTTAGATAGTAAATTGAATCAATACTATGGCGGTAAGGTGGTTCGGAAAGACCTCACCAAATTGATAAAGGAGGGTGCCAATGTGCCTATTTACGTATTGGAATATTTGTTGGGGATGTATTGCGCTACCGATAGTGAGGATGATATCCAATACGGAATAGAGAAGGTGAAGCGTGTTTTAGCCGAAAATTATGTTCGGCCGGATGAGGCTGAGAAAATTAAGTCTAAAATTCGTGAGCTGGGCAACTATAAGATTATTGATAAGGTTTCAGCAAAACTGAATGAGCATGCCGACAGGTACGAGGCGCTTATTTCAAATATCAATATCAAAGGGATTGTGGTAGACGATCATTATATTCAGAAATACGAAAAGTTGCTCTCCGGTGGAATTTGGTGTATAATTGATATGGAGTATTTGTATGATGAAAATGCAAAAGGAACTCCATTCAAGATAACACAACTTAAGCCGATTCAGATGCCGGCAACAGATATAAACGAATTTATTGAGAATCGGAGCTATTTCTCATTGGACGAATGGATAGAAGTGGTTTGTCGCAGTGTGGGTATGGAGCCTGACAATTTAGATGAAAAAACCCGTTGGCATCTTATCGCTCGTATGATTCCGTTTGTGGAGAATAACTTTAATATTTGTGAGCTGGGACCGAGAGGGACTGGTAAGTCGTATGTGTATGATGAAATTTCGCCGTATTCTATTCTGATTTCCGGTGGACAGACTACAGTTGCCAACTTATTTTACAATATGGGTTCGCGTACGGTTGGATTAGTGGGCATGTGGGACGTGGTTGCTTTTGATGAGGTGGCCGGAATCAATTTGAAGGATAAGGATGGTATTCAGATAATGAAGGGCTTTATGGCTAATGGTTCTTTTAGCAGGGGCAAGGAGAGTATCAATGCGAATGCTTCTATGGTATTTGTTGGTAATATTAATGGCAGTATCGAGAATCTGGTAAAGGTGAGTCATTTACTGGCTCCTTTCCCAAAAGATATGATTGATTCGGCGTTTTTTGATCGTTTTCATCATTATTTGCCCGGATGGGAGATTCCCAAAATGAAACCTGAGTTTTTTACAGATTCATTTGGCTTTATCTCTGACTATTATTCGGAGTGTTTGCGTGAAATGAGGAAGCGTAATTTCTCCGATGCGATTCAAAAATATTTCCGTCTTGGGAAGGATCTGAACCAGCGGGATGTTATTGCCGTAAAAAAAACGGTTAGCGGATTACTTAAGTTGTTGTTTCCTGATGGGGCTTATCAGAAAGAGGATGTGCGTAGGTGTTTGGAGTATGCGTTGGTGGGACGCCGCCGCATCAAAGAGCAGTTAAAGAAAATTGGAGGCTTGGAGTTTTACGACGTGCATTTTAGTTACATTGATTTGGATGATAATGAAGAGCATTATGTAAGTACTCCCGAATGTGGTGGTTCGGCTCTGATTCCTGAAGGTGATCTTCCGGCAGGTACGCTTTATACCGTTGCCAACCAGCTGGATGGTGGAAATAAAGGGTTAGTGAGAATAGATTTGCAAAAGATGCCGGGTAATGGTAAATTTAGCCATACCGGTTTTGGAAGTGGTAAGGCTATAAGCGACGAATTGAAGGAGGCTGTTAATTATTTACGCTCCAACCTGAACAGGGTTACTCAGAATGCCCGGTATTCGGATTATGAGTTTCACATGAAAGCCACGGATATAAACGGCTTGGGTACGCTTAATGGTTTGGAGTTGGCTATATTTATCTCGTTGGTTTCGGGAATAACAGAACGAATTTTACAGCCTCAGATGTGTGTTCTCGGATCGATGAGTATTGGAGGTGTTGTGCTTGGAACGGAAGATTTACCCGGCGCACTTCAGGTTGCCCATGATGCCGGAGCCAAAAGGATACTTATACCCGCCGTAGATATGGCTCAATATTCCAAAGTGCCGGCAGATCTGATTTCTAAGTTTAGTCTGGAAGTCTATGCTGATCCTGTTGATGCCGCTTATAAAGCATTAGGAATAAGATAG